CGGTGACCGGGAGGCCCGGATCGATGCCGCGCGCGAGGCGTGGCGCTCCGGCTTCATCGCCGAGGCGCTGGTACGGCAGTCCCGGCGGCCCACGACGGACACCAGTGGCGAACGGCACACCGGGACGCTCACCGAGGCCGACCTCGCCGGCTGGTCGGCGGCCTACGAGACCCCGGTGACCTACGACTGGAACGGCTGGACCGTGTGCAAGGCCGGCCCCTGGAGCCAGGGCCCCGCCCTCCTCCAGCAGCTCGCCCTGCTCCCGCCGGAACTGCCCGCCCACGGCTCCGCCGACTACGTCCATCTGCTGATCGAGGGCTGCAAGCTCGCCATGGCCGACCGCGAGGCCTGGTACGGCGACGCCGCCGAGGTTCCGGTCGCCGAGCTGCTCTCGGACGACTACAACGCCGGACGGCGGGCCCTGATCGACGCCAAGGCCTCCTGGGAGCTGCGGCCCGGCAGCCCCGGCGGACGCACCCCGCGGCTGCCCCCGCAGGCGTACGCGCGCGTGGAGACCGGCGGCGGTCGCGGCTTCGACCCGCTGGGCGCGGGCGAGCCGACCGTCGCGGAGCTGCCCGGCGAGCCGACGGCCGCCGAGCTGTCCGGAGAACCGCATGTGGCAGGTGACGGCCGCACCCGCGGCGACACCTGCCACCTGGACGTCGTCGACCGCTGGGGCAACATGATCGCGGCCACGCCCAGCGGCGGCTGGCTGCAGTCCAACCCGGTCGTGCCCGAGCTGGGCTTCCCGCTCGGCACCCGGCTGCAGATGACCTGGCTGGCGGAGGGCCTGCCGAACTCCCTCACCCCGGGCCGTCGCCCGCGCACCACCCTCACCCCGTCCCTCGCGCTGCGCGACGGCGTGCCGGTCCTGGCCTTCGGCACGCCCGGCGGCGACCAGCAGGACCAGTGGCAGCTGCACTTCTTCCTCGCGGCTGCCCTGCGCGCCCCGGTCCGCGACGCCCTCGACCTGCAGGGCGCGATCGACGCCCCGAACTGGCACAACGACAGCTTCCCCAGCTCCTTCTACCCGCGCGGCTGCCGCCCCGGCAGCGTCACCGTGGAGTCCCGGATGGACGCACACGTGATCGAGGAGCTGCGGCGGCGCGGCCACGACGTCAGAGTCGGCCCGGCCTGGTCCGAAGGGCGCCTGTGCGCGGTGGCCCGGGACCCGGAGACCGGCGTGCTGTCGGCGGCGGCGAACCCGCGCGGGATGCAGGGCTACGCGGTGGGCCGCTGACGACACGCCCAGGAGCGGGGCGAGGTGCGACCCCTGTTCTTCATCGCGATTCCACCCGGTGTGCACCGGGGAGGCGGGGATTGTCAGTGGGGCGTGCTCTCATGGAGGCATGATCCAAGACACGGAAACCATCGACGAGTTTCTCGCACGCTGCTCGGCCGACGTGGAGGAAGCGGTCCGCAAGGCGGCCGTGGCCGAGATCCTGCCCCGCTTCCGCCGTCTCGCCGCGCACGAGGTGGACCAGAAGAGCGGCCCCCACGACCTGGTGACGGACGCCGACCGGCTGGCCGAGCTGCGGCTCACCGAGGACCTGCGCGCACTGCTGCCCGGCTCGGTCGTGGTCGGCGAGGAGGCGGTGCACGCCGACCCGTCGACCTATGCGGCGCTCCAGGGCGACGCGCCGGTGTGGATCGTCGACCCGGTCGACGGCACCCGCCAGTTCGTGCACGGCGACGACGGGTTCTGCACCCTGGTCGCCCTCGCCCACCGGGGCGTCGTTCTCGCCTCCTGGACCTACGCCGCGGCCCGCGACCAGCTCGCCACCGCGGTCCGCGGCCAGGGTGCCTTCCTCGACGGTGAGCGGCTGTTCGCGGGCCCGCCCGCACCCGGCCGGGACCTCGTCGTCGCCACGTCCCACCCGGACTACACCACCGACGAGCAGAAGCGCGCCCTGCACGCCCTGTGGACCGACGGCTTCGCCCCCCGCGCCTGCGGTTCGGCGGGCCTGGAGTATCTCGCCGTGGCGCGGGGCGAGTTGGATGGCGTCGCATTCTCCTGGGAGGCGGCGTGGGACCATGCGGCCGGTCTGCTCCTGGTCGAGGAGGCGGGCGGCGCGCATCTCACCCGCACCGGCGAGCCGTTCAGAGTGACCGGCGGCAACGCCCTGCCGTTCACCGCGGCCCGGGACACCGCGACGGCCCACCGAGTGGCCGAACAGCTGCGTACGGCGGCCTGACCCGGGCCGGCCGGCGCCGGAGGATCCCCTTCCGCCCGCACCGGCCGGCCCACCCGGTCACCCGCCCCCGGGAGTGTCAGTCCTCCGGCATATCCTGAACGCAGAGTGGCCATGGGCTGACACAACCCCGAGTGGCCATCGGCCGACGAAGGGGACCAAAGGTGCCGTCGATGCTCGATGCGGTCGTGGTGGGTGCGGGACCGAACGGACTGACCGCTGCCGTGGAGCTGGCCCGCCGCGGCTTCTCCGTCGAATTGTTCGAGGCGAAGTCCACCGTGGGCGGCGGCGCCCGCACCGAGGAGCTGACCCTGCCCGGCTTCCGGCACGACCCGTGCTCGGCCGCTCACCCCCTCGGCATCAACTCGCCCGCGTTCCGTGCCCTCCCCCTCGACCGCTACGGCCTCGAATGGCTGCACGCCGAGCTGCCGATGGCGCACCCCTTCCCCGACGGCACCGCCGCCGTGCTGTCCCGCTCGGTGGCCGAGACGGCCGCCTCCTTCGGACCGCGCGACGCGGGCGCGTACCGCAGGCTGGTCGAGCCGTTCCTCGCCCACTGGGACACCCTCGTACGCGACTTCATGTCCCTGCCGCTGACCGCGCTCCCGCGCGACCCGGTCACCCTGGCCCGCTTCGGGCTGGCCGGGCTCCCACCGGCCACCTGGCTGCTGCGCCGCTTCAAGGACGAGCGGGCCAAGGCCCTCTTCGCCGGTCTGGTCGCGCATGTGATCGCGCCGCTGGACGGCCTGGCCACCGGCGCCGTCGGCCTGGTCTTCGCGCTGGCCGCGCACGCCCGCGGCTGGCCGGTGCCCCGCGGCGGCTCCCAGGCGATCTCCGACGCCCTCGCCTCCTATCTGCGCGACCTCGGCGGCGCCGTACACACCGACTACGAGATCAAGCGCCTGGACGATCTGCCGCCCGCGCGCGCCTACGTCTTCGACACCTCGCCCACCGCGCTCGCCCGCATCGCCGGCTTCGGCGACCACTACGCCCACTACCGCTACGGCCCGAGCGTCTTCAAGATCGACTACGCGCTGGACGGCCCGGTGCCGTGGACCGCGCCCGAGGCCCGCGCCGCCGGCACCGTCCAGATCGGCGCGAGCCAGGGCGAGATCTCCACCGCCCTGCGCGCCGCCTCCCGCGAGGGCCGCGCCCCCGACCGGCCGTTCCTCATCACCGTCCAGCCCAGCGTGGCCGACCCGACCCGCGCCCCCGAGGGCAAGCATGTCTTCTGGGCGTACGGCCATGTCCCGAACGGCTGGTCCGGCGACCTCACCGACGCCATGGAACGCCAACTGGAGCGCTTCGCCCCCGGGTTCCGCGACCGGGTCCTCGCCCGCGCCGTCGCCGGCCCCGCCGAGCTGGCCGCCCACAACGCCAACTACGTCGGCGGTGACATCGCCTGCGGCGCGGCGTCCGGACTCCAGCTGCTGCTGCGCCCCAGACTGTCCCTGTTCCCGTACCACACCCCGCATCCGGCCGTCTTCATCTGCTCCTCGGCCACCCCGCCGGGACCCGGCGTGCACGGCATGTCGGGCCACAACGCGGCCAAGGCCGTATGGCGAAGACTGAGGCAGACATGACCACGATCACGCTCGTCCAGGGGGACATCACTCAGCAGAGTGCCGACGCGATCGTCAACGCAGCCAACTCCTCCCTCCTCGGTGGCGGAGGCGTGGACGGCGCGATCCACCGGCGCGGCGGCCCCGCCATCCTCGAGGAGTGCCGCGCCCTGCGCGCCTCCCGCTACGGCAAGGGCCTGCCCACCGGCCAGGCGGTCGCCACGACGGCGGGTGAACTCGACGCCCGCTGGGTCATCCACACGGTGGGACCCGTTTATCAGGCTTCAGGCAGTGATCCTTCCCTTCTTGCCTCCTGTTACCGCGAATCGCTGCGCGTAGCCGACGAGTTGGGTGCCCGGACGGTGGCGTTCCCGGCGATCTCCACCGGCGTCTACCGGTGGCCGATGGACGATGCGGCCCGCATCGCGGTGGAGACGGTGCGGAACACGCCGTCAGCGGTCGAAGAGGTGCGGTTCGTCCTCTTCGACGACCGGGCGTACGACGCGTTCGCCCGGCAACTCGACTGACGAAAGCCACGGCGCGACCGACCCATTGGGCCCGAGGCATCGACGCCGTGCCGCCGTGCAGCGCCACCCCCTGTTTTCCTCAAGTTCCCCTCCACACCCTGGACACCTGGCTACCCGTCAGTAAGGGTTGGCCCGGCCACCGCGAACAGGACCGGTACGCGGGGGCATGTGCCGTTGTTCTCAGGGATGTCAGGGGGATTCATGAGCGGGATCAGCCGGCGGCGGTTTGTGGCGGGCGCGTCCGCGGCGGGGGCGGGAGTCGCTCTCTGGCCGGGTCGGGCCGTGGCTCGGGAGCGGGCCCTCGCGGTCAGTGCCGCCCGGGCCGTACGGATCGACGGGACCACCCTTGAGCAGGCCGCCACTCCCGTCGGCGACGGGGCCTACAAGCGGCTCGTGGCCGGACCCGGGTGGCCGGTCGTCGTACGGCAGGAGTTGTGCGGGGCCGGGAGCGGGCGGGACGGTCGGCGGACCGGGGTCGCCTCGTTCGTGCAGTTCACCGATCTGCATCTCACGGACACCGAGTCTCCGGTGCGGTTCGAGTATCTGGCGCGGCTCAACGACAGCGCGCACCGGCCGCAGGAGACGCTGACCGTGCGGGGCGCGTCGTCGCTCGTCGAGCGCGTCAACGCGGTGCGGCAAGGGCCGTACACCGGGCTGCCGTTCAGTCTCGTCATGGCCACCGGTGACAACACCGACAACCACGAGCGGATCGAACTGGACTGGTACCTGACCGTCATGAGTGGCGGGCGGATCACCCCGAACAGCGGTGATCTCACGCGGTACGAAGGCGTCCAGAACTCCGGGAGCGGCCGGTACTGGAATCCGGAGTCCTCGCTCCAGGACGCCTACAAGGCCAAGGGGCTGCCGCAGATCCCCGGCCTGCTGAGCGGCGCCATCCGGCCCTTCGACGCGCCCGGGCTGAGCCTGCCCTGGTACACCACGGTCGGCAACCACGACGACAGCATCGAGGGCAGCCTGCCCGACCTCGGTCTCCTGGGCGACCTCTACACCGGGTCACGGAAGGTGGAGGGGTGCGACGACGCCACCGCCGCCCGGCTGGCGGACGCCCTGCTGCACGACCCCGGTGAGGCCGCCGTCCTGCTCGGCAAGCTGCTGACCGGTGGCGGTGCGATCCGCACGGTCACACCCGACGAGCGGCGTCATCCG
The genomic region above belongs to Streptomyces sp. CG1 and contains:
- a CDS encoding gamma-glutamyltransferase family protein, with product MFTTRPTLQGTFGMVSSTHWLASQSAMAVLEDGGNAFDAAVAGAFVLHVVEPHLNGPAGEVPILLAPAGGEVRVLCGQGVAPAGATVAHYQGLGLDLVPGTGPLAAAVPGAFDAWLLLLRDHGTKSLDDVLKYAIGYAEHGHAPVEKVGATVETVRELFETEWTSSAEVYLPGGRAPRPGRLLRNPALAGTWKRLLAETGRAGDREARIDAAREAWRSGFIAEALVRQSRRPTTDTSGERHTGTLTEADLAGWSAAYETPVTYDWNGWTVCKAGPWSQGPALLQQLALLPPELPAHGSADYVHLLIEGCKLAMADREAWYGDAAEVPVAELLSDDYNAGRRALIDAKASWELRPGSPGGRTPRLPPQAYARVETGGGRGFDPLGAGEPTVAELPGEPTAAELSGEPHVAGDGRTRGDTCHLDVVDRWGNMIAATPSGGWLQSNPVVPELGFPLGTRLQMTWLAEGLPNSLTPGRRPRTTLTPSLALRDGVPVLAFGTPGGDQQDQWQLHFFLAAALRAPVRDALDLQGAIDAPNWHNDSFPSSFYPRGCRPGSVTVESRMDAHVIEELRRRGHDVRVGPAWSEGRLCAVARDPETGVLSAAANPRGMQGYAVGR
- a CDS encoding phytoene desaturase family protein produces the protein MPSMLDAVVVGAGPNGLTAAVELARRGFSVELFEAKSTVGGGARTEELTLPGFRHDPCSAAHPLGINSPAFRALPLDRYGLEWLHAELPMAHPFPDGTAAVLSRSVAETAASFGPRDAGAYRRLVEPFLAHWDTLVRDFMSLPLTALPRDPVTLARFGLAGLPPATWLLRRFKDERAKALFAGLVAHVIAPLDGLATGAVGLVFALAAHARGWPVPRGGSQAISDALASYLRDLGGAVHTDYEIKRLDDLPPARAYVFDTSPTALARIAGFGDHYAHYRYGPSVFKIDYALDGPVPWTAPEARAAGTVQIGASQGEISTALRAASREGRAPDRPFLITVQPSVADPTRAPEGKHVFWAYGHVPNGWSGDLTDAMERQLERFAPGFRDRVLARAVAGPAELAAHNANYVGGDIACGAASGLQLLLRPRLSLFPYHTPHPAVFICSSATPPGPGVHGMSGHNAAKAVWRRLRQT
- a CDS encoding inositol monophosphatase; its protein translation is MIQDTETIDEFLARCSADVEEAVRKAAVAEILPRFRRLAAHEVDQKSGPHDLVTDADRLAELRLTEDLRALLPGSVVVGEEAVHADPSTYAALQGDAPVWIVDPVDGTRQFVHGDDGFCTLVALAHRGVVLASWTYAAARDQLATAVRGQGAFLDGERLFAGPPAPGRDLVVATSHPDYTTDEQKRALHALWTDGFAPRACGSAGLEYLAVARGELDGVAFSWEAAWDHAAGLLLVEEAGGAHLTRTGEPFRVTGGNALPFTAARDTATAHRVAEQLRTAA
- a CDS encoding TIGR03767 family metallophosphoesterase — encoded protein: MSGISRRRFVAGASAAGAGVALWPGRAVARERALAVSAARAVRIDGTTLEQAATPVGDGAYKRLVAGPGWPVVVRQELCGAGSGRDGRRTGVASFVQFTDLHLTDTESPVRFEYLARLNDSAHRPQETLTVRGASSLVERVNAVRQGPYTGLPFSLVMATGDNTDNHERIELDWYLTVMSGGRITPNSGDLTRYEGVQNSGSGRYWNPESSLQDAYKAKGLPQIPGLLSGAIRPFDAPGLSLPWYTTVGNHDDSIEGSLPDLGLLGDLYTGSRKVEGCDDATAARLADALLHDPGEAAVLLGKLLTGGGAIRTVTPDERRHPFTPAEFAQAHLDPAHTGAGPVGHGFTKDSVSSGHLYYTFDLADGILGISLDTTNRAGFADGSLGTAQLNWLESVLEENSGHWYDSDGHVVRGGSGGRLVVVFSHHTSGTMGNLLPDPYRPFEGRHSGTELVALLQRFPNVVAWVNGHTHTNQIIPHGHAVPERAFWEINTASHVDYPHHARIIEIADNQDGTLSLFTTLIESAAPYRTDFADTSDPGLAALYRELAYNDPYATPATRIGSAADHNTELLLTKPATT
- a CDS encoding O-acetyl-ADP-ribose deacetylase, with the protein product MTTITLVQGDITQQSADAIVNAANSSLLGGGGVDGAIHRRGGPAILEECRALRASRYGKGLPTGQAVATTAGELDARWVIHTVGPVYQASGSDPSLLASCYRESLRVADELGARTVAFPAISTGVYRWPMDDAARIAVETVRNTPSAVEEVRFVLFDDRAYDAFARQLD